A window of Pecten maximus chromosome 12, xPecMax1.1, whole genome shotgun sequence genomic DNA:
GTTCACAATCAGGGCCCAATTAACCTTCACCCAAAGTTCAAGTAAATTTGTCTTTCTGGTACTTCTCAAGAAAAAGTAATCATATAGCAAAATTTAACtgaaaaaatccaagatggctgcctgttgcCCATTTTCTTTTCCTATAATCAATCTAAAAATTAAATTGGCACAACAATAGACAAAGGGGAGCTTGTGTATGAAGTTTGAACCTTCTAGTTCTTCTTAGAAATAGTGATTATAAGGTGGACCACAGACCGAAGACAGGGCCATTTGAACACTGTGCTGCCCACCATCTGATAATGGTGAGCTAGATATTCCCTAGGGAAATTCCAAAATGTTAGCAAGTACCCTGGTATGCATTATTTTCAATTACTCTTTTTGATTTTCAGTAATATCGGTATATGTGTACTCTACACAGACAAAATCAATGTGTCAAGTACCCTTTATAGTCGATAAAGTTTATCATTCAGGATAGAACTAATCAAAAACAAACctatcaaatttcataaaatatatcagttttctttcacaatatttgaattaaatacCTGTTGATTTTTGTAGTCTTATCTTTGAAATTTGACACTGAAACTCCTCAACTATGTGATTTAACGAGaatctttttttattatgaaattttTGGCACAATGAACAATAATAATGATGACAAGTTATTTTTGCGGTCAATGAGAACAAAAATAACTATTGAATTTTGCGACACAATTTGTGATGTGATATGTTGATACAATCAGGTGAAGGCATTAGACTGAGCAATCCTTATTTCAAACAGCAGAAACTGTTTGGGTAGGATCTATGGTGATGTAACAAAGGGTTCTATTGGTGGGATCTACAGGTCACCTAACATGGACAGACAGTATAACTCAATAAATAATCGCGTAAATTTTGGCTGTAGATCGTAATTATAAACTATTCATGTCTGATTATGGTATgattaatataataaatcaataacaattATCAAATCTATATTATTACTTATCTTATCGATGAAGTGATCTGGTCTGTCTGCTCAACATATCATGATCTTATAGATAACTCGTAGCAAAAGGTAGCGACTCCATTTTAACCGAGATCACTGTTTTGTGAAGTTGACTGTCTGCTAGAAGCGTGACATCAAAAGGCAGACAATGCGCTATCAGAATAGTTCATGCCACTTTAACTAATCCATGTCACATATAGAATACCCAGTTACAATATCGCCTCTGGTCGCAGTCCAAAATCTTGTTTAAGAAATACCACAATTGTATTGTAAAATGACATGGGAAAAACTCTGTTTAATGTTAGCTCgcaaaaaaacttcaaaaagtttttaaatatttttttggggttaaatttttatttttttcattcaaactgGTTCCAAAGTGTCTGTGAGATTTATTTTGAAACTCCAGATGATCAGATCatatacctgtacaatacaGGTGTAGGAAAGTTCGTTAAGGACATTAACCGTGGCCCAGGTGTAACAAGTGCAGTCACCTCAGTCAAATATCAACCCCTCCAATATTGGGGTGAATCTTGTCAAAGCCACAGCTGTAAAACTTTCAATATTGATGAGCATCTCTGATGTCTATCAGATGTGACACTTGGAACCGACAAAGGTGAGCTCAGCTACTGTATACCATGAAACATTCATTGTGTATAAAATTGTGTATAAAAAGCTAATAAATGTAACaaatattattgtatgtattattgttacatCATTGTTGCATGGGCTAACTACAAACGTTTGTATCCACGAAATTTGAAAGCACCAAACCTTGAGAGAAAGTATACGAAAACATTTCACGTTACACAGAATCAGTAGATAGTGGCCACTCCACATTTGTGGATATTTTACGTAATGTCCCTCCTCGTGCCAATCCTTACTGCTGTTCTGAGAATTCGTGAGAATTTGGACCATATTGTTAAAACAAACCTTTACAGAAACTCTAGATTTTACATTAAGGAAAACATTACTGTACTTTAGCTAAAGATCACATGAAAAAGTTACAACTAGAAATTGTACCGACACTCTGGGatattaaatatgttaaaaataaacTAACAGTGATTTTCAAGTCCAACATCTATAAATTGCCTGCAAATTCCTTTATTCATGTCTTGTGGATTTAGTGCCAATTAAACAGGTTTGGAAGTCCTAGTAACCACCTGTTGATAAAACCAGAGTCTTTCTGGTACAGCAAGTCTTCTATTCTCTAATTTTCCATTTATCGTCCTCCTTGACATGCCAGTCAGTCCCATTCAGATCCTTGATTTTATGCATAAGTTGAAAATTTAACTGCCAATTCTTCTGTTAATGTAAATAGCTGATTTTTATctatgttttcattaaaaattggTATCATCATCGAAAATACACAAACTTGATGAAtgtcaaaaattaatttttatttaagcaatgaacagtggttttaatgttgttatagtcgatatggcagctagatgtatggtgggcaaatggcatgggaacccatTAGGATTTCCatatgctacatttgcccaccatacatcttgctgccatattgactataacaacattaaaaccactgttcaatacttatatttacattgtcttaccatttccgtcaactttaaaaaaaactgaaccaacaaaaaaaaaatcccgccttttttaatgtcacatgacccactgggtgttatagcctgaggcactgggtgttataggcgtatggtggcaactgcctctgagcattgtgtcaatggggaaatgtggagcaaatgtaaatatagatctGTAACACTGACCCATATATCCTGCACCATAATGTACATGGTGTACATGAAGTTTATCTGGGGACATAATATATAAAAGCTGTTATCATTTGGATATTTTAAAAGTGCTATATCTCTGACAATTAAGATTTATCTCCaatttaaataattcatttaaattaattGTATCGTGTAGGAATTCATTTGATTTCCACCTCTATATccttttgttttaaatacatgtaattcattttaaatttaaatttaaatgcccccccccccccccccccccctaataGGTATCTGGCTTAAAAGATCATTTATTTTCCTTGCTGGtgttaataagatatatttctataccttGTGTGAGCcattacatgtaattttgtaACAAAAGCCATGTGTCAGACTGTTGTCAGTGCAGTACCTTTGAAATTTATAGAACCGACTTCCAAAATACCGGttgaaagtgaaaataaaataaaatttctgGTCTTCTTTTGACCAATTCTCTGAAGGAATAAACAACGAGAAAACAGTTTCATCATTTTTACACGTGTtctttattatttgatatcacTGGCATTCGCTTCATTTGcactttcatttaaaatgtcatCAATTGTAACAAATGAATGTATCACTGACAGCATACATCACTGGTATCCTTGATAACAGGTTATTttaatatgacgtcattgatgAAAATCGATAAGTGATGACATTTCATATACCAATGACAATAATATTCCGTTATCAATGATAACAGAGATTATGATGATATTCTGTATTGTAGCGATAACAGGTGATGATTTCGTAAATAACCGatgacatttacaaatataacaataaagaaGGAAACTTAACATATGACATGACTCAACAATGTGGTGCTTAATCAAAATCaacttaaacaaaaacaatatctaCACTTCTGTAAAGTGTGACTTTATCCCAAATCCTCAGCTTGACAATATTTACCCTTCCCAAAGTATGACGTCATCCCAAATCCCCAGACTGACAATATCTACTCTTCcctaattatgacgtcatcccAAATCCCCAGACTGACAATATCTACCCTTCcctaattatgacgtcatcccAAATCCCCAGACTGACAATATCTACCCTTCCCTAAGTATGACATCTTATATTCCATGTCTAGCAATTTTCCCCCTACCTCAAAGTCACAAATTCCCAGGTAAGCAAacaatgtatttaattttgaaaatgactTTTTAAATAAGCAgaaaaaatgtttatgaataacattcagtgttttgtttttcatgtttATGGTCTAAACAATGTGAAAATTAACTTTTTGGTTTCCCTTATATATTTTTGCAGAGACTTAATATTTTGACACAATATTAcagattttaagaaaaaaagcTACCTTTCTTTACAAAATCAATATGGAACAATGACAGaaaatacatacatggttaGCATGGACACTAAAGTTGTGACTATATGTTTAATGCTGTGATTTCTAATTTTACTGGCAGTTTGAAGCATACACATGATAGGGAGCATTAGAGAACATTCTGGTTTACACTTCAACTACCAtatcacctacatataactcACGCAATAAACATTGCGcaaaattctaaaaaatatacaaataaactttgtatataacatgaGGTAGATTTATATCGATGTATCTGTCTAAACTGAAAAATTGAATggtgatgtatgtattgttgaaTTGAATATTACCTAATTAATTTTGGACACCACTCCCCCACCCTTCCCTCTCTggaaaaatatattacattgcctatacatatatgtgtttgtAGTATCAGTCTTTTTGTTGCATCATAAACATTACACGGGGTAGTGTTCATTTTAATTTGTGTTAATATAGgctccaaatacatgtacagttaaaatTTTTGAATTCACAGAAATAATGATTCTaactacatttttttctgtattagGAAATGAGATTTCTACTTTACCTACAAACTCAGAATATACATGTTCAGCTATAGTTTATCTATAAACATGCAAtggaaatttcaaaatatacataaatatttcaaaataaaatttcataattaaCAGTtagaaatttcaaaatatacaacaaatatttcaaaatataaaatgaaaatttccttCATAATTTGCATatgaacatttgaaaatatGCCCTGGATTACAAATGAAGCAGTTTTCCCAATTCCTAGTATTTCAACATTGATGCTTATTGCATAAGAATGTAATAAGGATGGTACAGGATTTTCTAGATATTCTTCAGACATTCCCGCCATGTTGTTCCTATGGTTACGATGTGATTATGATTGCAATTACACATGTATTCCTGTTTCTCAAATTTTGTCCCTGGAGTTTGTTCAATGTAGCAGAAGAATATATGTTCATTTCatatggataaaaaaaaatattttcattttggaTTCATAAAAAGTTAGATTTAGAAAAACACAAACATCATTTTCTCCcacaaaatttcaaatatcaaaaaataagaCATAATTGAACTGCTTCCATACCTGTTTTCTTAAAGTGTCACCTGTAACCTAACACTTGAGAGAATGGTCTACATCAATCATTACCTCACAaccagatacagtatatacacataaatatcGTTATAATTACACAATAATCATTTGTCTgcatacaatacacatacaacatttaaaGACTGATACATATATTATTACTTGTCATAGCCTCACATCACCACACTCTTTTGTTCCCTAGCAATATTTCAAAGGACAACAACATAGTTTCATCATATTTAACCTCAAACACTAGTAAGTTTTAGACATTCTTTAAGTCTACACatttaaagatacacagtacattgtacatgtatataaaataaaaataattctaTGTACTGAAACAAAATTTATGGTGAAATTCAGGAAGTTTGTTCTCCCTTGACTGACAAGAGTTATGGGACttgtttgtagatgtatataaataaaagatTATTTACAAGCTTTTTACAGACTAAGAACACTGCTATATTTACACACAGCCCTTCATATATTGTCTTTGAATATCTCTTATGAACACTATATCTGATAGGTACTGTCACAGACAGGTACCACTTCAGTCCGTGGCTATACCACTCTATACCCTACAGCACGGCAGATCTACCATTAATGGAGGTTACACATGGAGACAAAGTACTTGGTTAGAAGTTCTGAGCCACAGGTAACATGGCCACCAGAGATCACTTTACTTTCTCGCAAAGCAGGTATCCGTGGCAACCAGAGGCCACTTTACTTTCTCGCAAAGCAGGTATCCGTGGCAACCAGAGGCCACTTTACTTTCTCACAAAGCAGGTTTCCGTGGCAACCACAGGCCAGTTTATTTCTCACAACGAAGGTCTCTGTAGTTTTCCACAGTTTCTGccattattatcattttccaTTTACATGTCATGGCTTAAAGCTTCCTGTCAGCTCTTTGGATTTCTTTGATAGGCAGAGATCACCAAACATTGTAGGTAATCTTCTTCGGGTTTAACAGAAAATCACAACTGTTGAATTTTCACACTCATGAAAAAGTGTTTTTAGCATtacaggtatttgttaacattgtttTTCATATCAACAAAAAATCCAGCTATTTTCTGTTTCTGCACATGAACGGTGGAGTACATCTTATCAACATTTACTTGTTTATGGATCCATGACGTTTATGAATCCACGACGTCCCATGTCATATCACTGTGTGTTTATGTCATAACGATCACATCTTCAATGTCATGATACACTGTCCATTTTAGAGATTCATAATAGTTGACTGCGGTGTACAACACCAACCACAAAGAGTCAAGAATACAAGTACGGACATGTCATCACGATGGTGGGTTGTGTCCTTTGGCAGCGATTTGAGCGATTTATCACAAATGGTCACAGGAAAGCAGATCTCATCGCTCCGTTCGGTTTAGATGTGATAACTTCAAACTTTCCAATACtgaaatgaaaatcaaacatttagtCAACAAGAGTTATCCTTCCTGGAACAAGTTATGGCCAACTTCAACAGCTTTAAATCTTATTTAACAtgtaatataagatatatagcGTAACCAAGTAATACCTGACACGGTAACCAGTGTGATTAGTAATACTTACAATGTTGACATGATTAGCAATGCTTACAATGTTGACATGATTAGCAATACTTACAATGTTGACATGATTAGTAATACTTACAATGTTGACATGATTAGCAATACTTACAATGTTGACATGATTAGTAATACTTACAATGTTGACATGATTAGCAATACTTACAATGTTGACATGATTAGTCATACTTACAATGTTGACATGATTAGTAATACTTACAATGTTGACATGATCTTCCGTGGTGTGTTGGCCCACATTTGCACTTTCCTTTACGACAGCGACCACCGTTTAGACAGGGAGTTTTACAGATGTGTTTAAGCTTGCGCCGACATCCCTTGCCTGTGAACCCTGGCATACATTGACACTTCTCTGGCTTGATGCACACTGCTCGTGCTCCACAACTCTTACTGCAAACAGCTGTAAAACACACAACCCATTATAGTGGGGCAATATTTCAATCACTGACGTTAAAGAGGAAattcatcagaaaaaaataactcTTTAAATTAGATTAAGtctaaaattaaaacaataatatagcGTGGCTATTATGAGAAtctttataaaacataatatgtAAGAACATTTAGTAAGAAATTTTGTTTACAGACCAAATGTACTTACGATTCTGACACATGGCGCCTTTGTATCCCTGTGGACACCGACATGTGTTGTGACCAACACATTTACCGCTGTTGACACATGTTGGAGTACAGGTCGCCGATGGTAACGGCTTCTCTGTTGACAAAAGTAAGATCCCGTAAAACAACACATCAAAATGAGTCATGATATTTACAAACACTGGTGGTAGGTTTTAGAAGTCTACTATAATTCTCTGTTGAATTACTTAGTGATATACCAAATGTGTGATCAACAATCCACATTATATCCCACAAAATCTATATAAGTTAAACCTTTAACAGACTTTAAATAATTTGGTATAAATTGATGTAGGACTTACGTGCTGGTGATTGGCTGGCTGACTTTTTACAGCAGAGGACCCCCGATGTGACTCCCTCTCTATAGGAGCATCCCTTGGTCTTGTCTTTCACCTTGAACACATCTATTCGACCTTGAGATAAGCACGATTGTTTAGAGTATCGTAGTTTTCCGCATTTCCTCCCGAACCCTGCCATGTTTCCCTTTTTACATCTGTGAAAATGAAGGTAAAGAAAAATGAGAATAAAAGTTATTAAAAGACTTCCATGTATATAAATCTCAATTAACACTCATTTTCATGCAAACATCACATCCATATTGTACCAGAGACTTAAACACAATGAGGTCTAGaatttgaaatgtaataaaagggGTACTACACTACACAAGCATTTAAAACTAACGTCAAAATTTCCAACATGGACTTCAAATTGTAATGAAACAATGAATATTACCTGCGGCAGGTGCCTTGACGACTGGCAGCATTGTAAGCGTAACACCCGTTAACATCAAATACGTCCATCCAAGACAGGTCCCGGAGAATCTCCGAGTCAGTTGGACTACACACTTTCCAGCCTTTCCTACATAGACTCCGGCCTTTCCTGACATGCCCCGCCCACTTTCCAGCACAGGCATGAACATACTCGTGGGTTTGTAATCCTTCCGTGGAACCATCGCGACAGCCCGACAGGTGCTCTGTAACCATACAGGAACAGAATTTATATTCATGTCTTAACAATCGTGATATACCATAATACTATGATCACACTCTGAGGAatgatttaaaatcaataaaagttTTTCGGTAAGTCCGCCTTAAGTAGATTTAACTTACTTTTTGGCCTTTTCAACTAAAATGTGATCAGGTGTTGGCCATAGGACTGGTCAGACTTACCTCGAATGACCACTATAGAGCTGGCCATATCAATTCCCTCACTGTTG
This region includes:
- the LOC117339265 gene encoding neurogenic locus notch homolog protein 1-like isoform X2; amino-acid sequence: MMEDGTRINMGFCGRCYLLTWSAVFLSLLATVQPLQSWRKDSGCSDGSFGYIFGHNDMATCRGQWQGHIRNSSELCAPGWGVCSWQDAGRLRGVRWEEAVSVHGCFAYNAANDGGRCRECDNDMESDDLAGIGVGCPHQNFGQTSCISGGRIDASCCVDAHFNTACHYRPTMSGVLCCRKPMEKPRILVRPRPVMQVTTGQIFLLTCQARGTPPPRTQWYKDGTQITKGSKRIQLLTSGDLLVTMARRSDSGLYSCEVINSEGIDMASSIVVIREHLSGCRDGSTEGLQTHEYVHACAGKWAGHVRKGRSLCRKGWKVCSPTDSEILRDLSWMDVFDVNGCYAYNAASRQGTCRRCKKGNMAGFGRKCGKLRYSKQSCLSQGRIDVFKVKDKTKGCSYREGVTSGVLCCKKSASQSPAQKPLPSATCTPTCVNSGKCVGHNTCRCPQGYKGAMCQNPVCSKSCGARAVCIKPEKCQCMPGFTGKGCRRKLKHICKTPCLNGGRCRKGKCKCGPTHHGRSCQHLLESLKLSHLNRTER
- the LOC117339265 gene encoding neurogenic locus notch homolog protein 1-like isoform X1, with translation MMEDGTRINMGFCGRCYLLTWSAVFLSLLATVQPLQSWRKDSGCSDGSFGYIFGHNDMATCRGQWQGHIRNSSELCAPGWGVCSWQDAGRLRGVRWEEAVSVHGCFAYNAANDGGRCRECDNDMESDDLAGIGVGCPHQNFGQTSCISGGRIDASCCVDAHFNTACHYRPTMSGVLCCRKPSEFKAVEKPRILVRPRPVMQVTTGQIFLLTCQARGTPPPRTQWYKDGTQITKGSKRIQLLTSGDLLVTMARRSDSGLYSCEVINSEGIDMASSIVVIREHLSGCRDGSTEGLQTHEYVHACAGKWAGHVRKGRSLCRKGWKVCSPTDSEILRDLSWMDVFDVNGCYAYNAASRQGTCRRCKKGNMAGFGRKCGKLRYSKQSCLSQGRIDVFKVKDKTKGCSYREGVTSGVLCCKKSASQSPAQKPLPSATCTPTCVNSGKCVGHNTCRCPQGYKGAMCQNPVCSKSCGARAVCIKPEKCQCMPGFTGKGCRRKLKHICKTPCLNGGRCRKGKCKCGPTHHGRSCQHLLESLKLSHLNRTER